The following proteins come from a genomic window of Vallitaleaceae bacterium 9-2:
- the hisF gene encoding imidazole glycerol phosphate synthase subunit HisF, with product MLSKRIIPCLDVDKGRVVKGVQFVDLIDAGDPVEVAKAYNQSLADEVVFLDITASHEQRGTLLDIVRKTAQEIFIPLTVGGGIRTLEDFREILLAGADKVSVNSAAIARPDLINEAAKRFGSQCVVVAIDAKYNTQRKSWDVYSHGGRQNRTLDAIEWAIEVANRGAGEILLTSMDQDGTKAGYDNALTRKVSEAVNIPVIASGGAGTMEHFKSAILEGKADAVLAASLFHFKEIEIRDLKEYLKNEGIPMRMK from the coding sequence ATGCTGTCCAAGCGAATTATTCCATGTCTAGATGTAGATAAAGGGCGTGTGGTCAAAGGTGTGCAGTTTGTCGATTTAATTGATGCCGGTGATCCTGTAGAAGTTGCAAAAGCATATAATCAAAGCCTTGCAGATGAAGTGGTTTTTTTAGATATTACTGCCTCGCATGAACAAAGAGGTACACTACTTGATATTGTGCGAAAAACTGCTCAGGAAATTTTTATACCCCTGACGGTTGGTGGGGGCATAAGAACCCTTGAAGATTTCCGTGAAATACTTCTTGCTGGAGCAGATAAAGTCTCTGTTAATTCAGCGGCAATTGCACGTCCGGATTTGATTAATGAAGCAGCCAAGCGCTTTGGCTCCCAATGTGTTGTTGTGGCTATAGATGCCAAATATAACACACAACGTAAAAGTTGGGATGTCTATTCACACGGTGGACGACAAAACCGGACATTAGACGCAATTGAATGGGCCATAGAGGTTGCTAATCGTGGTGCCGGTGAAATATTACTAACAAGTATGGATCAAGATGGTACAAAGGCAGGATATGACAATGCGCTAACACGCAAAGTAAGTGAGGCCGTTAATATTCCTGTTATTGCAAGTGGCGGAGCAGGAACGATGGAGCATTTTAAGTCAGCTATTCTTGAAGGAAAAGCTGATGCGGTTCTTGCCGCTTCACTGTTTCACTTTAAAGAAATTGAAATTAGGGATTTAAAGGAATATCTTAAAAATGAAGGGATTCCTATGCGTATGAAGTAA
- the flgB gene encoding flagellar basal body rod protein FlgB: MIENMFNSQSKNIVHKALDGTWQRNKLISENIANVDTPNYKRKDISFERSLKRALRNNKTSSRELDKIEFPTITDQPSLSYRKDGNNVNAETEMVYLAQNQLKYNTLISLSGYDRIKTVLK; the protein is encoded by the coding sequence GTGATAGAAAATATGTTTAATAGCCAAAGTAAAAATATTGTTCATAAGGCTTTAGATGGAACATGGCAACGGAACAAACTTATAAGCGAAAATATTGCCAATGTTGATACACCTAATTATAAGCGAAAAGATATTTCTTTTGAACGGTCTTTAAAACGTGCACTTCGCAACAATAAAACCAGTTCACGAGAACTTGACAAAATAGAATTTCCAACGATTACGGATCAACCTTCACTTAGTTATCGTAAAGACGGTAATAATGTCAATGCAGAAACAGAGATGGTTTATCTCGCTCAAAACCAGTTAAAGTACAATACATTGATTAGTTTATCAGGATATGACCGAATTAAAACAGTTTTAAAATAA
- the hisB gene encoding imidazoleglycerol-phosphate dehydratase HisB, which produces MTNQRYAKTTRQSAETKILVEANLDGSGCYNLQTGIGFFDHMLSHLAKQSFIDLTIEAKGDTHIDSHHTIEDTGIVLGSCLAEALGTKDGIKRYGFSGVPMDETLVYCSIDLSGRAFLKFDAPFTTDRLGDMETEMVEEFFRALSSHLKMNCHIEVRYGKNNHHIAEGIFKAFGKALDEAKTIDPRIQGAHSTKGLFD; this is translated from the coding sequence ATGACTAATCAACGCTATGCAAAAACTACACGTCAATCAGCAGAGACTAAGATCCTTGTTGAGGCTAACTTGGATGGAAGCGGATGCTATAACCTTCAGACAGGGATAGGCTTTTTTGATCACATGTTAAGTCACTTGGCAAAACAAAGCTTTATTGATTTGACTATTGAGGCCAAAGGAGATACACATATAGACTCACATCATACAATTGAAGATACAGGAATTGTCCTTGGCTCTTGTTTAGCTGAAGCGTTGGGAACAAAAGATGGAATCAAGCGCTACGGATTTTCTGGGGTTCCTATGGATGAGACACTGGTATATTGTAGCATCGATTTGTCGGGACGAGCCTTCTTAAAATTTGATGCGCCGTTTACAACGGACCGACTTGGGGATATGGAAACAGAAATGGTGGAAGAATTTTTCCGTGCTTTATCAAGCCATCTAAAAATGAATTGTCATATTGAGGTTCGATATGGTAAGAATAATCACCATATTGCAGAAGGTATTTTTAAAGCTTTTGGCAAAGCACTTGATGAAGCCAAAACAATTGATCCTCGCATTCAGGGGGCACATTCAACCAAAGGACTTTTTGACTAG
- the hisD gene encoding histidinol dehydrogenase, whose amino-acid sequence MKRYDLRNNKKLIIDDFLKTREQTSYEEYEQSVSQILDTVKNKGNAALIKYSEQFDQVKLTQETLFVSEAEIKEAYKQVDTDLIRVIKRAYEKIYSYHMKQKKYSWFDTDAFGTMLGQKISPIERVGVYVPGGTAVYPSSVLMNVIPALVAGVADITMTTPMLKNGQINPTTLVAADICGIKKILKVGGAQAIGALAYGTQTIQKVDKIVGPGNIYVALAKKKVFGQVGIDSIAGPSEILIIADETAKAKYVAADMLSQAEHDVLASSVLVTTSAQLADDVSRELEQQAKALSRTQIMLESLKNYGAIILVNSLEDAIHISDQIAPEHLEICTKEPVMVMNKINHAGAIFLGNYSPEPLGDYMAGPNHVLPTNATARFFSPLSVDDFIKKSSIIYYNEEALATLKEDIVTFAENEALTAHANAIKVRFLDE is encoded by the coding sequence ATGAAAAGATATGATTTACGCAACAACAAAAAATTGATTATTGATGATTTTTTAAAAACACGTGAACAGACTTCCTATGAAGAGTATGAACAAAGTGTAAGTCAAATTTTAGATACGGTCAAAAACAAAGGGAATGCTGCTTTAATCAAATACAGCGAGCAGTTTGATCAAGTAAAACTTACCCAAGAGACGCTTTTTGTTTCAGAAGCCGAAATCAAAGAGGCATATAAGCAAGTCGATACCGACCTTATTCGTGTCATCAAGCGTGCCTATGAAAAAATCTATAGTTATCATATGAAGCAAAAAAAATATTCCTGGTTTGATACAGATGCTTTTGGCACAATGCTCGGTCAAAAAATATCACCGATTGAGCGGGTTGGTGTCTATGTTCCGGGCGGAACAGCAGTATACCCATCCAGCGTCTTGATGAATGTTATTCCTGCACTTGTGGCAGGAGTGGCGGATATTACCATGACGACGCCTATGCTAAAAAACGGACAAATCAATCCGACAACACTCGTTGCAGCAGACATCTGTGGCATAAAAAAAATTCTTAAAGTTGGCGGTGCCCAAGCCATTGGCGCCTTAGCCTATGGGACTCAAACAATCCAAAAGGTAGATAAGATTGTGGGTCCTGGCAATATATATGTCGCGCTCGCCAAGAAAAAAGTATTTGGTCAGGTGGGGATAGATTCGATTGCAGGTCCCTCAGAGATTCTTATAATTGCTGATGAGACAGCTAAGGCTAAATATGTAGCGGCGGATATGTTGTCTCAAGCCGAACACGATGTTCTAGCTTCTTCTGTCCTTGTAACCACAAGTGCGCAATTAGCGGACGATGTAAGTCGTGAACTGGAACAACAGGCTAAGGCACTATCAAGAACCCAGATTATGTTAGAATCCCTTAAAAATTATGGTGCTATCATATTGGTAAATTCTCTAGAAGATGCTATTCATATTTCGGACCAAATTGCCCCGGAGCATCTTGAGATATGTACAAAAGAACCAGTCATGGTGATGAACAAAATTAACCATGCAGGCGCAATCTTTTTAGGGAATTATTCTCCTGAACCCCTTGGAGACTATATGGCAGGTCCTAATCATGTGTTGCCGACCAATGCAACTGCACGATTTTTTTCTCCCCTATCTGTGGATGATTTTATCAAAAAGAGCAGCATCATATATTACAATGAAGAGGCACTTGCAACATTAAAAGAAGATATTGTTACCTTTGCAGAAAATGAAGCCCTAACTGCCCATGCCAATGCCATTAAAGTGAGGTTTTTAGATGAATAA
- the hisH gene encoding imidazole glycerol phosphate synthase subunit HisH — protein sequence MTIGIIDYGMGNLKNVANAIEFLGGNCFISDDYNRLSQADQLILPGVGAFKDAITRIRQKKFDQLLVNANMSNTPILGICLGMQLLFDSSQEFGHHQGLGLLPGKIIPLDVPLKVPHMGWNQLTIKKRSPLFEGLSDEAYVYFVHSYHLETDQDIVSATTVYGKEIQVAAQYENIYALQFHPEKSGEVGLQILQNFINLSTQ from the coding sequence ATGACCATTGGAATTATTGATTATGGTATGGGCAACTTGAAAAATGTTGCAAATGCAATTGAATTTTTAGGTGGCAACTGCTTTATTAGTGATGATTATAATCGGCTAAGTCAAGCAGACCAACTTATTTTACCGGGAGTCGGTGCATTTAAGGATGCCATTACGCGCATTCGACAAAAAAAGTTTGATCAGCTTTTAGTAAATGCCAATATGTCAAATACTCCAATTTTAGGCATTTGTCTAGGAATGCAGCTTCTATTTGACTCTTCACAAGAGTTTGGTCATCATCAAGGACTTGGGTTGTTGCCAGGAAAAATAATCCCGTTAGATGTTCCTTTAAAAGTTCCCCATATGGGATGGAATCAATTAACGATCAAGAAAAGATCCCCCCTCTTTGAAGGATTATCTGATGAAGCATATGTCTATTTTGTACATTCCTATCATCTGGAGACAGATCAAGATATTGTCAGTGCAACGACAGTCTATGGCAAAGAGATTCAAGTCGCTGCCCAATATGAAAACATATATGCTCTTCAATTTCATCCTGAAAAAAGTGGTGAGGTCGGACTTCAGATTTTACAAAATTTTATCAACCTATCAACACAATAA
- the hisC gene encoding histidinol-phosphate transaminase has protein sequence MNKYMRKDLQFYQPYHSPIKPYEIKVDANESPYAHHQAFIDHMYQWMQNKDNITRYPDTDALLLRKRIAKHFNEFQIEAENVLCGVGSDQIIDIIIKVFVEPGETILVPTPSFSMYKLAGLLNHAYVYEYPLTDTFEYDIPRLLETIEIEAPKLVFLCTPNNPTGGLLKRESIIQVLEKAKCPVIIDEVYAEFSGETMLDLLDRYPHMIILRSFSKAYGLAGLRTGYAIACKDMIDTLYVGKPPYNLSNYSQEASIFVLDHHSFYMEQVEAIKIEREKMKQALEALAIVEKVYDSDTNFLLIRVNRNGIQQMLEKDSILIRDYPPTGNLAGCIRITIGTPQENQKILQKIREV, from the coding sequence ATGAATAAATACATGCGTAAGGATTTACAATTTTATCAGCCCTATCATTCGCCAATTAAACCTTATGAGATAAAGGTCGATGCCAATGAGAGCCCATATGCGCATCATCAGGCATTTATTGACCATATGTATCAATGGATGCAAAACAAGGACAATATAACACGATATCCAGATACAGATGCTCTCTTGCTTCGTAAACGTATTGCCAAGCATTTTAATGAGTTTCAAATTGAGGCAGAGAATGTTTTATGTGGTGTAGGTTCCGATCAAATTATTGATATCATCATCAAGGTTTTTGTTGAACCAGGGGAAACTATCTTAGTTCCCACGCCCTCATTTAGCATGTATAAACTCGCAGGTTTGTTAAATCATGCCTATGTTTATGAATATCCTTTGACGGATACATTTGAATATGATATCCCTAGATTGTTGGAGACCATAGAGATTGAAGCACCTAAGCTTGTCTTTTTGTGTACACCCAATAATCCCACTGGTGGATTACTAAAGCGTGAATCCATTATTCAAGTACTTGAAAAAGCAAAATGTCCCGTTATTATTGATGAAGTCTACGCCGAATTTTCTGGTGAGACCATGCTTGATTTACTGGATCGATATCCGCATATGATTATTTTACGATCATTTTCAAAAGCATATGGCCTTGCAGGATTACGTACGGGTTATGCCATTGCATGCAAAGATATGATAGATACATTATATGTTGGAAAGCCCCCGTATAATTTATCCAACTATTCTCAAGAAGCATCCATCTTTGTGTTAGACCATCATAGCTTTTATATGGAACAGGTAGAGGCCATCAAAATAGAGCGCGAAAAGATGAAACAGGCATTAGAAGCATTAGCTATTGTTGAAAAAGTATATGACAGTGATACGAATTTTCTTTTAATTCGAGTCAATCGCAATGGAATTCAACAAATGCTTGAAAAGGACTCCATTCTAATACGGGATTATCCACCTACAGGAAATCTAGCTGGTTGTATTCGTATTACTATCGGCACACCACAAGAGAACCAAAAGATTTTGCAAAAGATAAGGGAGGTTTAA
- a CDS encoding Holliday junction resolvase RecU codes for MAYYRSRGLRGSALEEYINLTNTKYREHQLGLIQKIPTPIKPVELDPAHGNIKKAFFEERSTVDYIGLVQGYPICFDAKETKLKRFPLKNIHHHQIDFMKDFEKHEGTSFFLIYFSSQEKIYFVPFSFIVEKITLANNGGPKSIPFEAFKECIEVHNKDGYIVHYIDALDQYLHDS; via the coding sequence ATGGCTTATTATCGTAGTCGAGGACTTCGAGGAAGTGCCTTGGAAGAATATATTAATTTGACCAACACAAAATATCGCGAGCACCAACTGGGGTTAATACAAAAAATACCAACACCCATTAAACCGGTAGAACTGGACCCGGCACATGGAAATATCAAAAAGGCTTTTTTTGAAGAACGCTCCACGGTTGATTATATTGGCCTTGTACAGGGTTATCCTATTTGCTTTGATGCAAAAGAAACAAAACTTAAACGCTTCCCGTTAAAAAACATTCACCATCACCAGATTGATTTTATGAAAGACTTTGAAAAACACGAGGGGACGTCTTTTTTTCTGATTTATTTTAGTTCTCAAGAAAAGATATATTTTGTTCCTTTTTCATTCATTGTTGAAAAAATTACACTTGCCAATAACGGCGGACCCAAGTCCATACCTTTTGAAGCATTTAAAGAGTGTATTGAAGTCCATAATAAAGATGGATATATCGTTCACTATATCGATGCGCTAGATCAATACCTTCATGATTCATAA
- a CDS encoding DUF1730 domain-containing protein: MTQIKKIQAYAQSIGIADLGFCTAEPNIGYANFIQQRKTESKCYLDTDFSTTSSKVYDPSHYVQGAKTILVIIYPYAMEFSRQDNLTHDQVRISKASISRDYHAQILEQCSHLEAYLQTNYNAKTKAYADMGPLNDKSILLQTGLVKIGRSSLLIHPKFGTRFYIGYILTDLPLELPMVPPLQSPLDYSSFFHPYCQTCGRCAKSCPNQAIVNFGQLTSHRCISYLTQSKHWDTFLDEIDPTLTLDGYVYGCDTCQRVCPLNGISLEDYRRPMLVEPIQSVDELMQLSNRSFKNKFGQTSAGWIGNKRFKRNIQQILKEREGK; the protein is encoded by the coding sequence ATGACACAAATAAAAAAAATACAAGCATACGCACAATCAATTGGTATAGCTGATCTTGGGTTTTGCACCGCAGAACCCAACATTGGTTATGCCAATTTTATTCAACAAAGAAAAACAGAATCCAAATGCTATCTGGATACGGACTTTTCGACAACATCATCTAAAGTCTATGATCCTTCCCATTATGTCCAAGGGGCAAAGACTATTTTGGTCATCATCTATCCCTATGCCATGGAGTTTTCAAGACAAGATAATTTAACCCACGACCAAGTGCGAATCTCTAAGGCATCTATATCTAGAGATTACCATGCGCAAATACTCGAACAATGCAGCCATTTAGAAGCCTATCTTCAAACAAATTATAATGCAAAAACGAAAGCTTATGCTGATATGGGACCACTAAATGATAAATCAATTCTACTTCAAACAGGATTAGTGAAAATCGGACGCAGCAGTTTGTTAATTCATCCAAAGTTTGGAACACGTTTTTATATCGGCTATATTCTCACCGATTTACCACTGGAACTTCCGATGGTTCCACCGCTACAAAGTCCTTTAGACTACAGTAGTTTTTTTCACCCTTACTGTCAGACCTGTGGTCGCTGCGCTAAAAGCTGTCCCAATCAGGCAATTGTAAACTTTGGACAACTAACCTCCCATCGATGTATTTCGTATTTAACCCAATCAAAGCATTGGGACACTTTTTTAGACGAAATCGATCCGACATTAACATTAGATGGCTATGTCTATGGTTGTGACACATGTCAGCGTGTATGTCCACTTAACGGTATATCCTTAGAGGACTATCGGCGTCCTATGCTCGTGGAACCGATTCAATCTGTTGATGAACTCATGCAACTATCGAATCGTTCCTTTAAAAATAAATTCGGACAAACATCTGCAGGGTGGATTGGTAATAAACGCTTTAAGCGTAACATACAACAAATACTAAAAGAAAGAGAAGGCAAGTAA
- the hisZ gene encoding ATP phosphoribosyltransferase regulatory subunit: MTKQILHTVEGLRDIHPLDTRKKQHIEQQILNVFNQYGYEQVQTPMFEYFDIYHYERGTQDSKNLYKFFNREGDILSLRPDVTPSIARYTATFYNHERSPKRFSYLGNVFYNNENYQGKLREYTQAGVECIGIGNADADAESIALAINALLATGLQEFQLDIGHAGFFKGLAAEAGLSDELREEVRSLIDAKNYIALEELLEDLKIESAAKNGLLELPKLFGQEEVLARAKELTTNTTALEAIERIKEVYNILKEYKLSSYVSFDLGMVSQLQYYTGIIFKGFTYGTGVSVVDGGRYDALLSTFAYDMPAVGFAIRIDELLSAIMRQMIAIDVPSTNTLIVYNKAYRKTAIELAQVLRRQKMTVELDTKNQALDIAKEYGKNKNIGGIMYINAADTVELINLSTDETNTVNLSDLSKGGL; this comes from the coding sequence ATGACCAAGCAAATTTTACACACGGTAGAAGGACTAAGAGATATTCATCCATTAGATACTCGTAAAAAACAACATATTGAACAACAGATCCTCAATGTCTTTAATCAATATGGATATGAACAAGTTCAAACGCCGATGTTTGAATATTTTGATATCTATCATTATGAGCGAGGGACACAAGATAGCAAAAATCTCTATAAATTTTTTAATCGGGAAGGGGATATCTTGTCGCTACGACCAGATGTGACGCCAAGTATTGCTAGGTATACAGCCACATTTTATAATCATGAACGTTCACCCAAACGTTTTTCATATTTGGGAAATGTTTTTTACAATAATGAAAACTATCAAGGAAAGTTAAGAGAATATACGCAAGCAGGAGTTGAGTGTATTGGTATTGGCAATGCCGATGCCGATGCCGAAAGCATTGCATTAGCCATTAACGCTTTACTTGCTACAGGCTTACAAGAATTTCAACTTGATATAGGCCATGCAGGTTTTTTTAAAGGTTTAGCTGCTGAAGCAGGGTTAAGTGATGAACTGCGAGAGGAAGTACGCAGCCTTATTGATGCAAAAAATTACATTGCTCTTGAGGAGCTTTTGGAAGATTTAAAAATAGAAAGTGCTGCAAAAAACGGGTTGCTTGAGCTTCCAAAGCTCTTTGGTCAAGAAGAAGTATTAGCACGGGCAAAGGAACTAACGACCAACACTACTGCCCTTGAAGCCATCGAGCGAATCAAAGAGGTGTATAACATTCTTAAGGAATATAAATTAAGCTCTTATGTATCTTTTGATTTAGGAATGGTCTCACAGTTACAATACTATACCGGGATTATTTTTAAGGGTTTTACCTATGGAACAGGTGTAAGTGTTGTTGATGGTGGTCGATACGATGCGCTACTAAGCACTTTTGCCTATGATATGCCGGCGGTTGGCTTTGCCATACGTATAGACGAGTTGTTAAGCGCTATTATGCGTCAAATGATAGCAATTGATGTTCCATCCACCAATACGCTGATTGTTTATAATAAAGCCTATAGAAAAACAGCTATTGAGCTCGCTCAAGTTCTTCGACGCCAGAAAATGACCGTGGAATTGGATACCAAAAACCAAGCGTTGGATATAGCTAAAGAATATGGAAAGAATAAAAATATTGGCGGGATTATGTATATTAATGCTGCAGATACAGTTGAACTCATTAATTTGTCAACGGATGAAACCAATACGGTAAACTTAAGTGACTTATCAAAAGGAGGCCTATAA
- a CDS encoding TrkA C-terminal domain-containing protein — MSLNLAFFILLVLISIYLFIIEVFTVIFMLTGLSHTRSVFQVISLLTNSGFTTNESEVIVTSRRRRKLAIIVMIIGNLLNVSVISTLVNITITIYRDPTFNYAQAFVGLCIFVLIIIMHRRVPFIRTHLNTLIKNIANRWMYSKKSNPLLVLDNFHGYGIVEVKIIEVPSILADKTIFESRISNNFGIRVLFIKRGDTYIGDIDDEQIILPLDRVIMFGPIHHITHLFTPD; from the coding sequence ATGTCACTTAACCTTGCCTTTTTTATCTTACTTGTGCTTATATCTATATATTTGTTTATAATAGAAGTATTTACAGTTATTTTTATGCTTACAGGTTTGTCCCATACCCGTTCGGTTTTTCAAGTGATTTCATTATTAACCAACTCTGGATTTACAACAAACGAAAGTGAAGTCATTGTAACCTCTAGGCGCCGTAGAAAGCTAGCCATTATTGTCATGATTATTGGGAATCTACTTAACGTGTCTGTCATTTCCACATTGGTTAACATTACAATTACCATATACCGAGATCCAACATTTAACTATGCTCAAGCATTTGTCGGGTTGTGTATTTTTGTATTGATTATTATTATGCATCGACGCGTTCCCTTTATTCGTACACATTTAAATACATTAATAAAAAATATTGCTAATCGCTGGATGTATTCTAAAAAATCCAACCCACTGTTAGTACTCGACAATTTTCATGGATATGGCATTGTTGAAGTCAAGATTATTGAAGTTCCAAGCATTTTAGCCGATAAAACAATTTTTGAATCACGTATCAGCAATAATTTTGGAATTCGTGTACTGTTTATTAAACGCGGGGATACATATATTGGCGACATCGACGATGAGCAGATTATCCTTCCCCTTGATCGGGTCATTATGTTTGGTCCCATCCATCATATCACCCATTTATTTACACCAGATTAA
- the hisG gene encoding ATP phosphoribosyltransferase: MRYLTFALAKGRLAKKALKLLEEQGITCEEMYTDTRKLIFVNEELKLKFFLAKASDVPTYVEYGAADIGVVGKDTILEERRNLYEVVDLGFGKCNMVVAGPQKMKEQLKYNNSIRVATKYPNIAKDYFYNKKNQKVEIIKLNGSIELAPLVGLSEVIVDIVETGTTLKENGLVVLETICPLSARMIVNRVSMKMESERINAMITQLRDTLQ, encoded by the coding sequence ATGCGCTACTTAACATTTGCTCTTGCAAAGGGCCGTTTAGCCAAGAAAGCTTTAAAATTACTGGAAGAACAAGGAATCACCTGTGAAGAGATGTATACGGATACACGTAAACTTATTTTTGTAAATGAAGAACTAAAATTAAAGTTTTTTTTGGCAAAAGCAAGCGACGTACCAACCTATGTTGAATATGGTGCGGCTGACATAGGTGTTGTCGGAAAAGATACGATTCTAGAAGAACGACGTAATCTTTATGAAGTGGTTGACCTTGGATTTGGTAAGTGCAATATGGTGGTTGCCGGTCCACAAAAGATGAAAGAACAACTTAAATACAATAACTCCATTCGTGTTGCAACCAAATATCCTAATATTGCCAAAGATTATTTTTATAATAAAAAAAATCAAAAAGTAGAAATCATTAAACTCAATGGTTCGATTGAGCTTGCACCTCTTGTTGGATTGTCTGAAGTTATTGTCGATATTGTTGAAACAGGTACAACACTTAAGGAAAATGGTCTTGTTGTTTTAGAGACGATTTGTCCATTATCAGCACGTATGATTGTTAATCGTGTGAGTATGAAAATGGAAAGTGAGCGGATTAATGCGATGATTACACAATTGCGAGATACTTTGCAATAG
- the hisA gene encoding 1-(5-phosphoribosyl)-5-[(5-phosphoribosylamino)methylideneamino]imidazole-4-carboxamide isomerase: protein MQLYPAIDIKNGKCVRLYQGQFDQETVYSEHPYEVALKWKELGASYIHVVDLDGALDGQWINQDAIQKIIDVVDVPIQTGGGVRTLEDIQMRLDMGIERVIIGTMAIQNPDFVKQAIQRFGSSHIAVGIDAKNGKVATHGWETVSNIDAIDFAKTMKSMGVNVIIYTDISKDGTMMGPNIQQTQALIKETGMDIIASGGVSKMQDLEQTQVIGVEGTIIGKALYLNAIALDEAITLFERGE from the coding sequence ATGCAACTATATCCAGCAATAGATATAAAAAATGGAAAGTGTGTGCGCTTATATCAAGGGCAGTTTGATCAAGAAACCGTCTATAGCGAACATCCTTATGAAGTGGCTCTTAAGTGGAAAGAGCTAGGTGCAAGCTACATACATGTTGTTGATTTGGACGGAGCACTTGATGGGCAATGGATTAACCAAGATGCCATTCAAAAAATCATCGATGTCGTTGATGTCCCGATTCAAACCGGTGGTGGGGTAAGAACCTTAGAAGATATTCAGATGCGTCTTGATATGGGTATTGAACGGGTTATTATCGGAACAATGGCTATACAAAATCCCGACTTTGTAAAGCAGGCAATTCAGCGCTTTGGCTCAAGTCATATTGCCGTTGGCATTGATGCCAAAAATGGTAAGGTTGCTACCCATGGTTGGGAAACCGTCAGTAATATTGATGCTATTGATTTTGCAAAAACCATGAAATCCATGGGCGTAAATGTTATCATCTATACCGATATCAGTAAAGACGGAACCATGATGGGACCAAATATTCAACAAACCCAAGCGCTCATTAAAGAAACGGGAATGGACATTATTGCTTCAGGTGGCGTGTCGAAGATGCAAGACTTAGAACAAACACAGGTCATTGGTGTGGAGGGAACGATTATCGGCAAAGCCTTATATTTGAATGCTATTGCATTAGATGAAGCAATTACACTTTTTGAAAGAGGTGAGTAG